One Pararge aegeria chromosome 4, ilParAegt1.1, whole genome shotgun sequence DNA segment encodes these proteins:
- the LOC120637782 gene encoding uncharacterized protein LOC120637782, protein MSGNWNNDDVYKLIEMFQAREVLWNTMSESYKDRNKKHDAWMEIASEFNMDKKVIEKKIRSLVGQFNRECKSNKSGAGANESSKWFAFKKLMFLKGKNIPSLTVDGGLQGNEENRIASENTLSLNETGNTVTDETTGTPFATPKPFRKRRRPEVEQDPTQQEAVNILQRMYESRKSRDENDAFGEYVSMKLKQIKNSNAKNTAQHHINNILYNATMGQYDFPTTFTDPTASSSWGYNSEPNLSTFSENNADCSSRGYYTAPSPSASFETSSSDNSRTHTRTSARTQSPSNLSESSQDSTQSLNDLLESIKN, encoded by the exons atgtcCGGTAATTGGAATAACGATGATGTTTACAAACTGATTGAAATGTTTCAAGCAAGAGAAGTACTATGGAACACGATGTCAGAGAGCTACAAAGACCGAAATAAAAAACACGATGCTTGGATGGAAATTGCCAGTGAATTTAATAtggataaaaaagtaattgaaaaaaaGATTCGATCACTCGTAGGTCAATTTAACCGAGAATGTAAATCTAATAAATCTGGTGCAGGAGCTAATGAGTCAAGTAAATGgtttgcatttaaaaaactCATGTTCCTTAAAGGCAAAAATATTCCAAGTTTAACTGTCGATGGAGGGTTGCAg GGTAACGAAGAAAACAGAATTGCTTCAGAAAACACTCTCAGTTTGAACGAAACAGGAAATACTGTCACTGATGAAACTACGGGCACGCCTTTCGCCACCCCAAAACCATTTCGGAAAAGAAGACGGCCTGAAGTAGAACAAGATCCAACACAACAAGAAgctgtaaatattttacaaagaatGTACGAATCTAGAAAAAGCAGGGATGAAAATGACGCATTTGGAGAGTATGTCTCGATGaaactgaaacaaataaaaaacagtaatgCTAAGAATACTGCTCAACATCAcattaacaatattttgtacaatgcGACAATGGGACAATATGATTTTCCAACAACCTTTACAGACCCAACCGCTAGTAGTTCCTGGGGATACAACTCTGAACCAAATCTATCCACTTTTTCGGAAAATAATGCTGACTGTAGCTCGAGAGGATACTACACCGCACCGAGTCCCTCGGCTTCATTTGAAACCAGTTCTTCGGATAACTCCAGGACACATACTCGTACCAGCGCAAGAACACAGAGTCCGTCTAATTTATCGGAATCAAGCCAAGATTCGACCCAATCATTAAACGATTTGTTGGaatcaatcaaaaattaa
- the LOC120637783 gene encoding uncharacterized protein LOC120637783, which produces MEEDLLIGIAFIFCLKKKKKRSYWMRQTLKARGKYSATDYLKDLGIDGCLKDFIRMNSSEFEYLQNLIGAKIGKRDTTFRKSVSVTERLAVTLRFLATGSSYKSLGNVFKLSDQVISIIVPEVCEALNEVLKEYIQIPTTPQEWLHVANSFEEKWNFPNCLGSIDGKHVAIQKPIDSGSEYYNYKGFYSVVLLAIVDAEYNFLTTG; this is translated from the exons ATGGAAGAAGATTTGCTCATTGgaatagcttttattttttgtttaaaaaagaagaaaaagcgcTCTTATTGGATGCGCCAAACGCTAAAAGCTAGAGGAAAATATAGTGCCACAGACTATCTCAAGGATTTAGGTATTGATGGTTgcttaaaagattttataagAATGAACAGTTCCGAATTTGAATATCTACAAAATTTAATTGGGGCAAAAATAGGCAAACGAGACACTACATTTAGAAAATCTGTAAGTGTGACGGAAAGACTTGCGGTAACGTTAAGATTTTTGGCAACTGGTAGCAGTTATAAAAGTCTTGGAAATGTGTTCAAGTTGTCAGACCAAGTGATATCTATTATCGTACCAGAAGTGTGCGAGGCTCTCAATGAGGTTTTAAAGGAATACATACAG ATACCAACAACACCTCAAGAGTGGCTACACGTGGCAAATTCATTTGAAGAAAAATGgaatttcccaaattgcttaGGAAGTATCGATGGAAAGCACGTAGCCATACAAAAGCCAATTGATAGCGGCAGTGAATATTACAACTATAAAGGATTTTACAGCGTTGTACTTTTAGCGATAGTGGACGCAGAATACAACTTTCT GACCACAGGATAG